In Streptomyces puniciscabiei, a single genomic region encodes these proteins:
- a CDS encoding serine/threonine-protein kinase: MAPRGNTGAGAEAELPEYAGHYRLESRLGSGGMGVVHLARSTSGMKLAVKVVHAEFARDPEFRGRFRQEVAAARRVSGAFTASVVDADPEAERPWMATLFIPGPTLSEHVKRNGPMPAAQLRRLMAGLAEALRDIHRVGVVHRDLKPSNVLLAEDGPKVIDFGISRPKDSELRTETGKLIGTPPFMAPEQFRRPREVGPAADIFALGSVMVHAATGRGPFDSDSPYVVAYQVVHDEPDLTGVPENLAPLVLSCLAKEPEDRPTPDELMRELRSVAASYTTQAFIPAQRTGDEPPAPRSPAGERPEPAVKRRGGRRVAVGAGALAVLMAAALASAQWSGGGGRTPAGTSPHTKAAAFSSWRARPTPGATGMPQCAYGAGKLFCARTGVAFALSPADGKLLWRRSAAPRPACGPPVPSDALVQFCSDGGSLLTARDPRSGNAVWKRALPHGTTVRYAGGTALLTGADGTVTGVDGRSGRTKWHRRLPGYSTPALASFAGDPLAYATTSSQDGTHTHVAAVDPDSGAVRWEATLGGILKPVGSQRGSLFFLSVDKAWAANAVVRYTPAAKASRRVALPVPRLSPQATAYGGTVYLLAAGGSLEAVDLDAGRRLWHIETSVSRGSAPVGDGGHVCFTAADGRLLAFDARDGHLVGQTPPRLGADADEVTGELPAPLVVEGRVYATAPDGTVFAVAARDPSGW; encoded by the coding sequence ATGGCGCCACGCGGGAACACAGGAGCGGGCGCGGAAGCGGAACTTCCCGAGTACGCCGGTCACTACCGCCTGGAGTCACGGCTCGGTTCGGGTGGCATGGGTGTCGTCCATCTGGCGCGCAGCACCTCGGGGATGAAGCTCGCGGTGAAGGTCGTACACGCCGAGTTCGCGAGGGATCCCGAGTTCAGGGGCCGTTTCCGGCAGGAGGTGGCCGCCGCCCGGAGGGTGAGCGGCGCCTTCACCGCGTCCGTCGTGGACGCCGATCCGGAGGCCGAACGGCCATGGATGGCCACGCTGTTCATTCCCGGGCCCACGCTGTCCGAGCACGTCAAGCGGAACGGACCCATGCCGGCGGCGCAGTTGCGGCGGCTCATGGCCGGGCTCGCCGAGGCGCTTCGCGACATCCATCGGGTGGGGGTCGTGCACCGGGACCTCAAGCCGAGCAACGTGCTGCTGGCGGAGGACGGGCCGAAGGTCATCGACTTCGGCATCTCCCGGCCGAAGGACAGTGAACTGCGCACCGAGACCGGGAAGTTGATCGGTACGCCACCTTTCATGGCGCCGGAGCAGTTCCGGCGGCCGCGTGAGGTCGGGCCCGCCGCCGACATCTTCGCGCTCGGGTCGGTGATGGTGCACGCGGCGACCGGGCGTGGCCCGTTCGACTCCGACAGCCCGTACGTCGTCGCCTACCAGGTGGTGCACGATGAGCCCGATCTGACCGGGGTACCGGAGAATCTCGCGCCGCTGGTGCTGAGCTGTCTGGCCAAGGAGCCCGAGGACCGGCCGACGCCGGACGAGCTGATGCGCGAACTGCGGTCGGTGGCGGCCTCCTACACCACACAGGCGTTCATACCGGCACAGCGTACGGGCGACGAGCCACCGGCTCCGCGTTCTCCCGCCGGGGAACGGCCCGAGCCGGCGGTCAAGAGGCGGGGCGGGAGGAGGGTGGCCGTCGGCGCCGGGGCGCTCGCTGTCCTCATGGCCGCCGCCTTGGCCTCGGCCCAGTGGAGCGGGGGCGGCGGCCGTACGCCTGCCGGTACGAGCCCGCACACGAAGGCAGCCGCATTCAGCTCCTGGCGGGCCCGGCCGACGCCCGGCGCCACGGGGATGCCGCAGTGCGCGTACGGGGCGGGAAAGCTGTTTTGCGCCCGGACCGGTGTCGCTTTCGCCCTCTCCCCTGCCGACGGAAAGCTCCTGTGGCGCCGTTCCGCCGCCCCCCGGCCCGCGTGCGGGCCGCCGGTTCCGTCGGATGCTCTCGTGCAGTTCTGCTCGGACGGCGGGTCCCTGCTGACGGCACGCGACCCGCGCTCCGGCAACGCGGTGTGGAAGCGTGCTCTGCCTCATGGCACGACGGTCCGGTACGCCGGCGGCACGGCCCTGCTCACGGGCGCCGACGGGACGGTCACCGGCGTGGACGGCAGGTCGGGCCGGACCAAGTGGCACCGGCGCCTCCCCGGCTACAGCACGCCGGCCCTCGCCTCGTTCGCCGGGGATCCGCTGGCGTACGCGACCACCTCGTCCCAGGACGGCACGCACACGCATGTGGCCGCCGTGGATCCGGACAGCGGTGCGGTGCGTTGGGAGGCGACCCTGGGCGGGATCCTGAAGCCCGTCGGCAGCCAGCGCGGGTCCCTGTTCTTCCTGTCCGTCGACAAGGCCTGGGCCGCGAACGCCGTGGTCCGCTACACACCGGCCGCGAAGGCGTCGCGCCGGGTGGCCCTGCCGGTCCCGCGCCTGTCACCGCAGGCCACCGCGTACGGCGGCACGGTGTATCTGCTGGCCGCTGGCGGCTCGCTGGAAGCCGTCGACCTGGACGCCGGCAGGCGGCTGTGGCACATCGAGACGTCCGTCAGCCGTGGTTCCGCGCCGGTCGGCGATGGCGGGCACGTCTGTTTCACCGCGGCCGACGGACGCCTGCTGGCGTTCGACGCGCGTGACGGTCACCTCGTGGGGCAGACGCCGCCCCGGCTCGGCGCCGACGCGGACGAGGTCACCGGGGAACTCCCGGCACCGCTGGTGGTCGAAGGCCGCGTCTACGCCACCGCCCCCGACGGAACCGTCTTCGCCGTCGCGGCGCGCGACCCGTCCGGCTGGTGA
- a CDS encoding TetR family transcriptional regulator, with translation MSEPLPPAGKEPTARRRGRPPRAESADTRDRILSAARAEFSERGYEKTSVRGIAKAAGVDSALVHHYFGTKEQVFEAAIAVAFAPALNAPEAVAAGPLDAVGERLTRFIFGVWENPTTRTPLLAIVRSAVNNETAAAVFRRLIASQLLRRIAAQVDLPDPELRAELAAAQLVGAAMMRYVIKLEPLASADLEQIIARVAPVVQHHLTVR, from the coding sequence ATGAGCGAGCCCCTGCCTCCTGCCGGGAAGGAGCCGACGGCCCGCCGAAGAGGCCGCCCCCCGCGCGCCGAGTCGGCCGACACCCGTGATCGCATCCTCTCCGCCGCCCGTGCGGAGTTCTCCGAGCGCGGGTACGAGAAGACGTCCGTGCGCGGTATCGCCAAGGCGGCCGGCGTGGACTCCGCGCTGGTCCACCACTACTTCGGCACCAAGGAGCAGGTCTTCGAGGCGGCGATCGCGGTGGCCTTCGCGCCCGCGCTGAACGCCCCCGAGGCGGTGGCCGCCGGCCCGCTGGACGCGGTGGGGGAGCGGCTGACCCGGTTCATCTTCGGCGTCTGGGAGAACCCCACGACCCGTACACCGCTCCTCGCGATCGTCCGGTCGGCCGTCAACAACGAGACCGCGGCCGCCGTGTTCCGCCGCCTGATCGCCTCCCAGCTGCTGCGCCGCATCGCCGCCCAGGTGGATCTGCCGGACCCGGAGCTGCGCGCCGAGCTGGCCGCCGCCCAGCTGGTGGGCGCGGCGATGATGCGTTACGTGATCAAACTGGAGCCGCTGGCCTCGGCGGACCTGGAGCAGATCATCGCGCGCGTCGCCCCCGTCGTGCAGCACCACCTCACGGTCAGGTGA
- the ilvD gene encoding dihydroxy-acid dehydratase, with amino-acid sequence MPELRSRTVTHGRNMAGARALMRASGVPGADIGRKPIIAVANSFTEFVPGHTHLQPVGRIVSEAIKEAGGIPREFNTIAVDDGIAMGHGGMLYSLPSRDLIADSVEYMVEAHCADALVCISNCDKITPGMLMAALRLNIPTVFVSGGPMESGRATLVDGTVRTLDLVDAISDAVNDKISDEDILRIEENACPTCGSCSGMFTANSMNCLTEAIGLSLPGNGSVLATHTARRQLYVDAARTVMDLTRRYYEQDDDSVLPLNIATFQAFENAMALDIAMGGSTNTILHLLAAAQEAGVPFGLEQIDAVSRRVPCLAKVAPNVAKNRTYYMEDVHRAGGIPALLGELHRAGLLNEDVHAVHSPSLDDWLKTWDVRGGSPSQEAVELWHAAPGCVRSAEAFSQSERWAALDEDAEGGCIRSVEHAYSKDGGLAVLRGNLAVDGCVVKTAGVDESIWTFEGPAVVCESQEEAVQRILTHEVKDGDVVVIRYEGPKGGPGMQEMLYPTSYLKGRGLGKTCALITDGRFSGGTSGLSIGHASPEAASGGTIALVQDGDRIRIDIPNRTIELLVDEAELARREQALGGVYAPKNRERKVSQALRAYAAMATSADKGAVRDVTKLG; translated from the coding sequence ATGCCCGAGCTGAGGTCCCGCACAGTCACCCACGGCCGCAACATGGCGGGCGCCCGCGCCCTTATGCGCGCCTCCGGTGTACCCGGTGCGGACATCGGCCGGAAGCCGATCATCGCCGTCGCGAACTCCTTCACCGAGTTCGTGCCGGGACACACCCACCTTCAGCCGGTCGGCCGGATCGTCAGCGAGGCGATCAAGGAGGCGGGCGGCATCCCGCGCGAGTTCAACACGATCGCCGTGGACGACGGCATCGCGATGGGCCACGGCGGCATGCTGTACTCCTTGCCCTCCCGCGACCTGATCGCCGACTCGGTGGAGTACATGGTCGAGGCGCACTGCGCCGACGCCCTGGTCTGCATCTCCAACTGCGACAAGATCACCCCGGGCATGCTGATGGCGGCCCTGCGCCTGAACATCCCGACGGTGTTCGTCTCCGGCGGCCCGATGGAGTCCGGCCGTGCCACCCTGGTCGACGGCACGGTCCGCACCCTCGACCTGGTCGACGCGATCTCCGACGCCGTCAACGACAAGATCTCCGACGAGGACATCCTCCGCATCGAGGAGAACGCCTGCCCGACCTGTGGCAGCTGTTCCGGCATGTTCACCGCCAACTCGATGAACTGCCTGACCGAGGCCATCGGCCTGTCCCTCCCCGGCAACGGCTCGGTCCTCGCCACCCACACCGCGCGCAGGCAGCTCTACGTCGACGCCGCCCGCACGGTCATGGACCTCACCCGCCGCTACTACGAGCAGGACGACGACTCGGTCCTGCCGCTCAACATCGCCACCTTCCAGGCCTTCGAGAACGCCATGGCCCTGGACATCGCGATGGGCGGCTCCACCAACACGATCCTGCACCTGCTGGCCGCCGCCCAGGAGGCCGGCGTCCCCTTCGGCCTGGAGCAGATCGACGCCGTCTCCCGCCGCGTCCCCTGCCTCGCCAAGGTGGCCCCGAACGTCGCGAAGAACCGCACGTACTACATGGAGGACGTGCACCGGGCCGGCGGCATTCCGGCCCTGCTGGGTGAACTGCACCGCGCCGGTCTCCTCAACGAGGACGTCCACGCCGTGCACAGCCCGTCCCTGGACGACTGGCTGAAGACCTGGGACGTCCGCGGCGGCTCGCCCTCGCAGGAGGCGGTGGAGCTGTGGCACGCGGCCCCGGGCTGCGTCCGCTCCGCCGAGGCCTTCTCCCAGTCCGAGCGCTGGGCGGCCCTGGACGAGGACGCGGAGGGCGGCTGCATCCGGTCGGTCGAGCACGCCTACTCCAAGGACGGCGGCCTGGCGGTCCTCCGGGGCAACCTGGCGGTCGACGGCTGCGTGGTGAAGACGGCCGGCGTGGACGAGTCGATCTGGACCTTCGAGGGCCCGGCCGTCGTCTGCGAGTCCCAGGAGGAGGCCGTCCAGCGCATCCTCACCCACGAGGTCAAGGACGGCGACGTCGTCGTCATCCGCTACGAGGGCCCCAAGGGCGGCCCCGGCATGCAGGAGATGCTCTACCCGACCTCGTACCTGAAGGGCCGCGGCCTGGGCAAGACCTGCGCCCTGATCACCGACGGCCGCTTCTCCGGCGGCACCTCCGGCCTGTCCATCGGCCACGCCTCCCCCGAGGCGGCCTCCGGCGGCACCATCGCCCTCGTCCAGGACGGCGACCGCATCCGCATCGACATCCCGAACCGCACGATCGAGCTGCTGGTGGACGAGGCGGAGCTCGCCCGCCGCGAGCAGGCGCTGGGCGGGGTGTACGCGCCGAAGAACCGTGAGCGCAAGGTCTCCCAGGCCCTCCGCGCCTACGCGGCGATGGCGACCAGCGCCGACAAGGGCGCGGTGCGGGACGTGACCAAGCTGGGCTGA